The nucleotide window CATGAAACAAGGGTTCCTGTACCCATTCCCGTAGTGAGTGAATGGCGTTGGAAAGATAGTGGGCAAATAATTCTTCATCAGGGGACCTCGAAGAAGCGCCTGTGGTCCTCAGTCTTTGAATGACTTCTGGAACCTGGAACCCACTTAGCCCTTGTACGATTCGCACTTGTTTCTCGTCGATAGTGCTTATTGGCAGAGGTGCCAGGGGAAGTAAATCGCGAGCATCCTTTTGTACCAGGACGTGATGATTATCAAGTCCTCGATCTTGAATTGCGAATAGGCCAAGATGAACTCCAGGCTTAATACGACCTTGCTGTGAGATAAAGGCCTTCATGTCGCGTAGCTTTGATTCAAACTCGCTGGACGGGATCTGCATCTGCAAGTGATTCCTTGCATCGTTGCATACCTGAACAGGGTCGACGAACCGATATCCAGCCGCCTCGAGTCTCTTTACGTCGTCATCTGATGTAAGACGACGAATCAAAAACATCAGTGCTCCTCGTCCGTCGATTTCATTCTCAAGTTCAATCCCAACTCCTTTTTCGAGGTGGCTTTCTCCCGTCGTCGATCCCTTGCGTAGTATTTCGCTCGTGTCGGAAGTTTGATTGTCGCGATGCTTCTCAAGTGCTTGTAGGTAAGCAGGGTTTGCGACTGATCGTTTAATGATAATTTCGTCCCATAGAATACCCATCGTTGTGATGGACTCGTCAAGGCTATCGCTGATCTTGGAGGCGGCGACGCAGAATAGCTCGCGGAAGATGACTGAATATCCATCGATGAGCtctccatcgtcatcgatAAGCTGAATTCCCTTAGTTGGATCTTTATGGCGGCTTTTGTGCGGTAGTTGTCGGAGATGTTGTTTCATGCCGTTTATTAGTCCCGATATTCCAGTCCAGTTCCGTGAAGCTTGAAACATCCAGTGAAACTGTGGATGGGCAGTGTTGAACTTTTCGTCCGTGTTCTAAGAAAGATTGAGTGTTAGTTACTGGAGTCGCCACACCGACTATGAGATGTGATCCTGGGAAGTAGATGATTATCTTACCTCTCCAATAAAGAAATCGGTGACAACAGTATTGGGGAAAACTCCGTTTGAGTCGACCAGAAGACATCCATCTTTGTTGAAGACGATAGCAGCTAGCTCAATCTGCTGAGCACGAAGCGCTGCATCTTTCAAGATGCGGGCTCGAAGAATAGCGGATCCAGCAATGATAATGCAGGCACTGAAAGACTATTGGAGTTTTAGTTAGTCGGCCTACATATAGTTGATATGTGTTGTTGCGTATTGcgctgatgaagaagattcCCGCAGCCACTTACTAAACAAATGACTGCAATAGCGGTCGCAGTGCGCGATCCTCGTTCCAATTTCCTCAGATGAAGCAGTCTGTACTGAGTACCCACAGAGGCACACCAGTGCATACTAGATACCGCTCCAGCAAGGATGATCGCAGAAATGGTTCGCTTCCACCAACTACTCGCCGAGAGCGActggaagatgaagaacatgGCCAACGACACAGTACTGGCAGCGACAGCAATGATAGCAGCCCCGACGATATATGCTGGTTCGTAAATGCACTGGTAGTTTTTGATGGAAGCGTTGGCCAAGTAGTGCATACCGCAGATGGCACAGCCGCAAAGGATACCAGCAGTTATCACTCTCCACCAGGCGATTCGATTCGAGATGCCTATCGCGTAGAATGCGGCAAGGAGGACAATAACAGGCATGCAGAAGGAGAGTACTGTCATGCCACTGGAGTATACAATCTGCATCTCTGCCTCGCCTTCAGCAAGTGTGAGTGCGATATTGCCAATGAAATGCTGCGCCATGAGcaatattaattaatatgTGTACAGAAGACGACGTAAAACTGAAACTTACCATACACCAAATAGCTATACCGCCCATGGTGATTGCGGATGAACATAGTATCAGACTAATGTATCTGTATTAGCAAACCGTCTTGGCAGTGTTTATCGCTTGGCGAAAGAGGTATCCATCGTAGCATACTGATTCGAAATTCCATTAAACCATGATCGCCGAGTGATCAATTCGAGGGTCGAAGCAGCCCCCACCAAGCTGATGAGGTAGCTGAGCGCGAGGTAACCCGCATTGTACGCCTTTGGGACAATATGGCCCTGATATTGCTCGAGAAGGCTCTCGACAGTCATTTTTGCGCAACTGTATCGCAACAAGATTGAAATGGATCAAAAGTCAAGGTTCCATGGCAGACTTTTTGGCGGACGGGGCAAGGGAATACCGATCGACAGATCTTAATACTCGAAGCGTCGAGGCACAAGGGGGTTGCATCGGGCGTTTCATAAACGGACGCGTTAGTCCTCCTGGGGATTTAAACTTTGAGAGAGTCATGGGCTTGCAGGTAGGATGAAAGCATAAATCTGATAAGGGGGACGCGGAAGGCCCATACATTCCGGAGAGGCGACCAATGCTTGGGAGGAGGGGGGCTTGAAACCCGGCACTTGGGCGTTTGCTTCCTATTGCCTGGTGGTATTAGTCAGGTATGGGGTAGTGCTGACGGAGACAAGGATCTACTTGGGGTACTTGTCCCGTCTGCAGAATTAAAAGTTACATGTTCATCCCACTTTGTGATATAATTTTAACCCATGCTCAACGCACAGGCGCTGGAAAAAGCAACAGCGGGATGTTAGCCTCATTTAATGGCTAGTGCTGACCTAGGTCCGGGAGCAAACGAGCACTAAAGTTTAGCACTAGTATTTAAGCTGGCTTGCATATACGATGGATATGTACAGAATGTAATGGGGAAGCGCCTTGATAAAACATGTCTGGTTTGAACAATTGCAAAAAACAGTGTCTGTAACGCTAGGTAAGATAGGAAGACGAAACCCAGATCTTCAATGCATGCCGTCAGTTCCGTCCAGGCCTTTGGGACAGCTTAGCGTGGCAGAAGAGATGATGTACCTATATCACCTCCAGGGGTCTCGGCCTATAGACCGGGTCGAGAACGGCTTTAGGAAAACTCGGATTTAAAAGCCCGGGTTTGTGATAACAACAGAAACTCTATCTCTTATGGCGTAGAGTAGATTCGCTTGTAAAGTTAATACTTTGTGGCTACTGTCAGGAGACGGATTTGCATAGGGCTTAGGTTGAATATTGGTTGTAGATCTGGCGCGGCCGCCATGTCAAAGGCATTCCTGCCGCATCCAGAACACACAGACCCTTGGCCAAACAGCCACTGAAGCCACTACAAGCCTCAGGCGAACTATGGATTTAGTGCGCTCGGGGAACAGGCGGGGATCAGCCCGGGGGCATTCCAACGCGCCCAGATCTTTGAGTTGAGGCGGCGCACTAAAACGGCCACCAGTCGGCCGGTTGTGTCACGCTGCAGAGTGCTTAGTGCGATCCTGGTTCATGGGGCCAGAGCTATCTGATTAAGAGAGTTCAATTGGGGCTATTTGGGTCTTGAATGTTGCGATTGGTTCGTCGGGTAACTGTTATCATTTGTCAGCTCAATGGCGATACACAAAGCCTTACGGTATATTGTAGCTGATATACATTCTATTGTACTAGTTTTTGGGTGATCTTAACCATTTATTTCCCTGTACCCCGATGATGGTGCCAATTGAGGATCTCCTATCTAATTGCTAAGCCAATGGCTTCTAGTTTATGACATGTTTGTCGCCCTGCTAAATGCCATGTCGCACTCATGGACAAATGCCGCCAGCTTTCCCCAAGGCTCAACTCAAGTTGCCGCGGCCACTGTAATTTTGATGACGCTATATCCTGTCTTTATATGAAGACATTTTTAAATTCCGGAGCCTCCTTAGGAGCTCGAATGGCATATACAAGTAGTTGGCGCCTGTGGCCACTGCCTTGCGGCATCTGTGCAGAGTCCGCGCGTACCGGAATTATAGTGCTGAAGCCGCAGAGTCGGAGCCGGAGACACGGCGCACGGACAGCGGACTGCCGCAGATCGGGACGGAAGCATGGGCCTTCCGTTCGTACATGGCGATATCCCAGATCCCGCCTTGGTCGGCTTCACGGATTGGCTTTAAACGATCTAGGATCGCTGGTACGCATGGTAAACGAGGTCAAGCCACAAACACTATATCAATAAACCGAGGCTATTCTATACTGTCCGGTgtaattatttaaaaagaGAATGCCATTCCGAAGAACGGCATAAGGAAACATCTGTGCCCAAGCTGTCAAGCCTTCTTTCATATTCTGACATTTCCTTCTTTAACTGTTCATTTCTGCTCCAGTGCCGTCCCGCCAGAAAGTGAAAAAGAATGATCCTCAAAGGGTTTAAAAGCCTGCTTGCAACAACCCGCACCACCGAATTCGCCAGTCGAGTGGTTGGTGTGCGCACTTCTCTCCCTCAACTCTCAGCCAAGCGGTTCAGTACCGTTGGAGGCATCGCCGAGGGGGTTTTCGTCCAGCAGCTAGACTCATATATATCATTTAACGACACTCGCTGGACAGAGCATTGGATCGCCCTCGCCAAAtgagcagcttcagcatcttgataATGAGCTTGAAAAGGCAGAGCTTGGGTCTAGCCATGCTTTTCTCAACGGGCAGCCACCTTCTCCAGCTGTGCTACCTTTTCTGAGGCGAGGCGCTGCAGCCATGACGCGAACACCCCTCGGAACCCCCATTGACGAAGATACATTCCCCCAAGACGGGCAGAAAGGCAGTTTCATCGCGGTGAGCGCTCTGCTCAAGGCCAATGCATACTTCTTCGTCGCAGCCTGGTCAGGCCTGACTCCAGCGCCCCTAAAGGCATATCGCGTTTGCGAGGCGCTCTTTGACATCCTACTGGATGCGATCGCGCCACTCCTATCCTTGAACGTTGAAAGGCACCAATGTTGAAACCATGGTTACTGCGCTGCGCACGAAAGTGGTACTGTCTAGCGCTTGGTTTTTCATGGAGATGCCCGGGACATACGCGTCTAAGCAACCAATGACCAAGTCTTCGTCAGAGTTGATTTACGGAGAGGTATTGACCTTTATGGCGTCACATAAACAGGTTGACGGATCGCGTCTCGGCATGCTGGGTATTAGCTTTGGGGGAAACTGCGCCACGCGGATGGCCATGGTAGATAAGCGTCTTAAGGCAGTGGTCGTCAACGGGGCACGTTAGGTCGGTCATTGTGCTTGTCGGGATCATTTGGAATGCCCGAAGTGGTCGTCCGAGCACTATTCTCTGTTGCGGGGGCGAAGACACTGCTAGACCTCAAAAGCAGACTTGATGCCTTTGTTCCCACCCGGGAGGGTATTGAACAGATTCAATTTCATGTTTTCGCGATCAATGGTGAAAAGAATACGTTGATTTCAACGCAGGACACGACCAATCTTGCTACTTGGGCTCCCTATTCTGAGCTTCTTTTATACCCGGATGACGACCACTGCGCGATGGGGAATATACAAGAGTGGCTAGAATACGGTTCTTGTTAGCTAGAAGAAAATCTATGAACCATGAATTATGCTGTTTGCTTGGACTCCAGGGTAGTCTGGCCAATTTTTGGTACTGGGGTCTATAAATAGCACGAGGCGTTGTAGAGTGGCTGGGCATTGGCAGGCAAATGCAGATTGAAGATCAGGCAGACTCTGTATAATTGGTGATGAGTAGCCAATAGAAGTGTTTAGAAATTGTTAATGCACTGCGACTGTGGGTGCCTTATGCGCTTAGTCACCTATCGTTTCAGCCCAATTAGGAAAAGTTAGCGGTGCCTAAAACCGTTGTGCGTTGTAGTGCTTACGCTGCTGCCTCGAAGGATTTCAGACCGAGTGACAGAATCACTGCCTAGAAGATGCCGATCCCTCCATGTCTCTTCTGGTCTGAtaaagaagagagagagagcgTACAGGTGGTGAAAGATGACACGCATGCCACAGCCATTCTTCCCTCATGCTAATACATTTCATCAAGGCAGTGCACTTGAAGGCCATTTTCAGTATAAGTATTCCTGTATGCCCAATCTTCTAAATACTAATCCTGCAATCTGTATCTCATCGCAGCACATAACTATTACACCACTGAATTCAAATAGAGCCCAACATGACAGCCATCAACTCAGCGGCAGTCTTCCACCCGAGCAGGGATTTCCTGCTCTTCTCAGCAGCCGTTGGTCTCCCCCTCAACTTCGTCCGCTTCTGCATCATGGTCCGACCCGTTGCACTCTTCACATttatcctcctcatcttctccgcCATCTTCGGCTTCACCATGAAACGCCTCCATCGACAAGGCGCGCACCTCAAGGCAACGTTCGCCACGCCCATTACCGACCCGTTGAACTGTCTCATTGCCGATGTATTGATGGGTATCCTGTCGCTCTTGACCCTCAGCTTCACGTGGACGCACAACAGGTGGCAAGATACTGGAGAGACTTTCCTGGTAGCTTATTCATCGACACCGTTGATGTTTAACATGTTTCTTCATTTTTATCTGGCGCTGCTTGTGTTGTTGAGGACaagcaagatgaaggacaTTGTGAGGGAGCTCGTGGGGGATTTGGTGTCGAGCTCGCCTCAGCCTTGCCCGCACTGTCATGGTCGACCGGAATTTCAcgatgatcatgatgaagagcagCCGCTGGTGACGCCTCCTGCTGGAGATCATGAGGACACGCATCAGGGCGGGGCTGGTCCTTCGACCGTCTGGAGCCGATAGATGCCGCTAAATCGATTTGCTTGGCATGGCAAATTCCTTTCAGAATTACTGCCAAGAATATCTATAGTCAGTACCGCGTATGGACAACCTTTTGCTCTTCACTACTGGCCAGGACGATCAGGAGATTGGAAAAGTGGTATCATGATTTCTATATAGCCTCATCGATAATGCCAAAAACCATTAGTATACCCAATTGACCTCGGTCTCATTCGTCAACGGAACTGAGGATATTGAAGCTCACATTTTCGTCTCTCTGCCTGATCCAAGACCTGCTGTTAGTTTGATGCATGTGTATTAGCTGAGAGAGTAAAGAAGATTCAAGTGACAACAAACTTGAGAACGCTTATATTATTCCAGGTCATTGACTAATTTGCAGGCAGTTGCTCAGCAGTTGTCACCCATCCATATATCGACCAattcttctcctcattccTCCATTCCTTAACCCACGTATACCCAGCCTTTTCCAAAACGCGCTTACTGCCCACATTCTCCTTTATCGTCTCCGCAGCGCATCGCTCCGTAATAGTACCATTCACACTGGCAActatctcatcctcactcaATGTCGCTCTATCCACAGCGATCGAACTCTCAACTCGAGGAAGTTCCCACCAAATCCTCATAAACGCAACGAGAAACTCAGTGGCGTAGCCCTTCCCCCAAGCTTCCTTGCGGAATGCGTATCCAATTGCCGGCCAGCCTAGTTCACACTCTCGTCTGTAGGTGCCACCAGCTCCGATGACTTCGCCAGTCTCAATGAGACTGATGACATAATAGAGATTGGTTTCGTCATGCGGCGGTAGCCTTTGTGCAGCCCATTTCTGTGtttcctcaagatccttgtCTGGGGCGCCTTGTGCTGTCCACATCATGACCTCTTTCTGTGCGCGCATGGGAAAAAGGTCTTTTGCAGCATCCTCATAGAATGGCCTGAGAACAAGACGTTT belongs to Fusarium oxysporum Fo47 chromosome V, complete sequence and includes:
- a CDS encoding uncharacterized protein (expressed protein), which produces MTKSSSELIYGEVLTFMASHKQVDGSRLGMLGISFGGNCATRMAMVDKRLKAVVVNGAR
- a CDS encoding GNAT domain-containing protein gives rise to the protein MTVNQPAKPGFIQISTTLTKLPYPPLEERPTVRTKRLVLRPFYEDAAKDLFPMRAQKEVMMWTAQGAPDKDLEETQKWAAQRLPPHDETNLYYVISLIETGEVIGAGGTYRRECELGWPAIGYAFRKEAWGKGYATEFLVAFMRIWWELPRVESSIAVDRATLSEDEIVASVNGTITERCAAETIKENVGSKRVLEKAGYTWVKEWRNEEKNWSIYGWVTTAEQLPAN